The DNA segment TCGGTTTTCCTTCAGATAATTTTGGCGGGCAGGAATACAAAGACGATACGGAGATCTCTGCTTTTTGCAAAAAGAATTACGGCGTTACTTTCCCATTAACCACAAGGGTTGATGTGAAGGGCAGCAACACAACGCCTGTATACAAATACTTATGTAACAAGAGTGAGAATGGCGTGCTTGATGCGACCATTTCCTGGAACTTCAACAAGTTTATCATCGATGAGAATGGTAACCTCCTGGCTCATTTCGACAGTAAGGTTACGCCCGATAGCCCGGAGTTGCTGAAATACCTGAATTAGAAACCGCTTATATTTTAAAAGAAGGTTGATAAAAACTTATCAACCTTTTTTATTTGATGCCAAACCAAA comes from the Panacibacter microcysteis genome and includes:
- a CDS encoding glutathione peroxidase; the protein is MKLLIATLVFVACTSATVDTARNAATESIAAKTIYEFSIKALDGSTIDFSKYKGKKILIVNTASKCGFTPQYEGLEKLYEAHKDKLVIIGFPSDNFGGQEYKDDTEISAFCKKNYGVTFPLTTRVDVKGSNTTPVYKYLCNKSENGVLDATISWNFNKFIIDENGNLLAHFDSKVTPDSPELLKYLN